The Thiothrix subterranea genome has a segment encoding these proteins:
- a CDS encoding putative adenosine monophosphate-protein transferase Fic, with product MSDKYGVSQDPDCYPNSSVLVNKLKIRDAQELEAVEAELTQLRSESFEPDFAAFDLGALAAIHRHLFQDIYPWAGQLRTVDISKGTTRFCSAQYIQKEADRLLARLQNEQWLEGLALTEFVARIANYYCELNVIHPFREGNGRTQRLFFEAIALNAGYEVDWSQVNRDEWLDANIRGYFADLAPLQAIFARIVSSL from the coding sequence ATGTCGGATAAATACGGTGTCAGCCAAGACCCGGACTGTTACCCGAACAGTTCAGTACTGGTCAATAAACTCAAGATCCGTGATGCGCAGGAGTTGGAAGCTGTTGAAGCTGAGTTGACCCAACTTCGCAGCGAATCCTTCGAACCGGATTTTGCCGCGTTTGATTTGGGTGCGTTGGCGGCGATTCATCGGCATTTGTTTCAGGACATTTATCCGTGGGCGGGGCAACTCCGCACGGTGGACATCAGCAAAGGCACTACCCGTTTTTGTTCTGCCCAGTACATCCAGAAAGAGGCTGACCGCTTGCTTGCCCGTTTGCAGAATGAGCAATGGTTGGAAGGGCTGGCGTTGACTGAGTTTGTTGCCAGGATTGCGAATTATTATTGCGAACTGAATGTGATCCATCCGTTCAGGGAAGGCAACGGGCGTACCCAACGCCTGTTTTTCGAGGCGATTGCGCTCAATGCGGGGTATGAGGTGGATTGGTCACAAGTGAACCGGGATGAATGGCTGGATGCCAACATCCGGGGGTATTTTGCTGATCTTGCGCCATTGCAGGCAATCTTTGCGCGGATTGTCAGCAGTTTGTAG
- a CDS encoding WD40 repeat domain-containing protein yields MLAQLVTHERLLTQDHDDHGQATITVAHEALIRDWQRLRGWLESNREIKSWRLRLEDSITAWRNGVSGSLLREKRLAEAHQVLEQYPDSLLIGADERGFITASAKAAKRRQHLQWTAIVAFIGVFLVGILTTLWQANEKEQQRELAVQQKEEAEQRTLEANYNLAKVFEEKVFQLIPDKVIRGEALADPMQMRTAWLYGLDAAAQAVSEGKEAVLPATLGHLSAIREQDLSTERKQIPSLNIGAISELVYSPDGKVIASGSEDKTMRLWDAATGKEMKTLSGHSLGVSALAYSPDGKVIASGSGDMTVRLWDAATGQVLNTLSGHSLGVSALAYSPDGKVIASGSGDKTIRLWNAATGQMLNTLSGHTNYVSTLAYSPDSKMIASGSGDKTMRLWDASSGDTLKTLQGHTAPIRSVAYSPDGKVIASGSEDKTVRLWKLDSPIFRLIYDFDPAAVSATLRFIWEMQRDELQIKSVPHPCFLNWVITSLGRTKPASCARY; encoded by the coding sequence CTGCTGGCGCAACTGGTCACACACGAACGGCTGCTGACCCAAGACCACGACGACCACGGGCAAGCTACCATCACCGTAGCGCATGAAGCCCTGATCCGCGATTGGCAGCGGTTACGGGGCTGGCTGGAAAGCAACCGTGAAATCAAAAGCTGGCGACTTCGTTTGGAAGACAGCATTACCGCATGGAGAAACGGTGTCAGCGGCAGCCTGTTACGGGAAAAACGGCTGGCAGAAGCGCATCAGGTCTTAGAGCAATACCCGGATTCCCTGTTGATTGGCGCAGATGAGCGCGGATTTATTACGGCGAGTGCGAAAGCGGCGAAGCGGAGGCAGCACCTGCAATGGACGGCAATAGTCGCATTTATTGGAGTGTTTTTGGTGGGGATACTAACAACACTATGGCAGGCGAATGAGAAGGAGCAGCAGCGGGAATTAGCCGTTCAGCAGAAGGAAGAGGCAGAACAACGAACATTGGAGGCGAATTATAACCTCGCCAAAGTATTTGAAGAAAAGGTATTTCAGCTTATCCCCGATAAGGTCATCCGGGGTGAAGCGCTTGCCGATCCTATGCAAATGCGCACTGCTTGGTTGTACGGGCTGGATGCTGCCGCACAGGCAGTGTCTGAAGGTAAAGAGGCAGTGCTGCCTGCCACCTTGGGGCATTTGAGCGCCATTCGTGAACAGGATTTATCAACGGAACGCAAGCAAATCCCCTCACTCAATATCGGTGCTATCAGCGAACTGGTATACAGCCCGGATGGCAAGGTGATCGCCTCCGGCTCAGAGGATAAGACTATGCGCCTGTGGGATGCAGCGACGGGCAAGGAAATGAAAACGCTCAGCGGTCACAGTTTGGGAGTGTCGGCACTGGCGTACAGCCCGGATGGCAAGGTAATCGCCTCCGGTTCAGGAGATATGACCGTGCGCCTGTGGGATGCGGCAACGGGTCAGGTGTTGAACACGCTCAGCGGTCACAGCTTGGGAGTGTCGGCACTGGCGTACAGCCCGGATGGCAAGGTGATCGCCTCCGGTTCAGGGGATAAGACTATACGCCTGTGGAATGCAGCGACGGGTCAGATGTTGAACACGCTCAGCGGTCACACGAATTATGTATCGACACTGGCATACAGCCCGGATAGCAAGATGATCGCCTCCGGTTCAGGGGATAAGACCATGCGCCTGTGGGATGCGAGCAGCGGTGACACTCTGAAAACCCTGCAAGGTCATACTGCCCCTATTCGGTCAGTGGCGTACAGCCCGGATGGCAAAGTGATCGCCAGTGGTTCAGAAGATAAGACCGTTCGGTTGTGGAAACTGGATAGCCCGATTTTCCGCCTGATTTACGACTTCGACCCGGCTGCGGTGTCTGCTACACTGCGCTTTATCTGGGAAATGCAGCGCGATGAATTGCAGATTAAATCTGTACCTCATCCCTGTTTCCTGAACTGGGTTATCACATCACTTGGACGGACGAAACCCGCAAGTTGCGCCCGTTACTAG
- a CDS encoding transposase, protein MPSYPAYVMRLNRLADLFAPLLERIQSEVPPTDGKLLVDSFPVALARQGHRFKACVAANIADHGYCATKKLYFYGVRVHVIGRKQAGTLPTPEYIGLLPASAPDGKVFDQIRPVLKQEEVFGDKAYQRPDAADVEQFQQLTVLTPVKKKKGQRYLDADEQWLSTAVSQVRQPIETLFASNVRSYQGLLVHVFGRLAAALFFWNQLRKCP, encoded by the coding sequence TTGCCGAGTTATCCTGCTTATGTGATGCGCCTGAACCGTTTGGCTGACCTGTTCGCCCCGCTATTGGAGCGCATTCAGTCTGAGGTTCCTCCAACGGATGGAAAACTGCTAGTGGACTCTTTCCCCGTTGCGTTGGCAAGACAGGGGCATCGCTTCAAAGCTTGTGTCGCTGCCAATATTGCTGATCATGGCTACTGTGCGACGAAAAAACTGTATTTTTATGGGGTACGTGTTCATGTCATTGGACGTAAACAAGCGGGAACGTTGCCCACACCCGAATACATCGGTTTGCTGCCTGCCAGCGCACCGGATGGCAAAGTGTTTGACCAAATCAGACCTGTTCTGAAGCAGGAGGAAGTCTTCGGTGACAAAGCGTATCAGCGACCGGATGCTGCCGATGTTGAACAATTCCAGCAACTGACCGTGCTCACACCGGTCAAAAAGAAAAAGGGACAACGCTATCTGGATGCCGATGAGCAATGGCTGTCAACCGCTGTGTCACAAGTACGCCAACCGATTGAAACGCTGTTTGCCTCAAATGTACGTTCATACCAAGGATTGCTCGTTCATGTATTTGGACGATTAGCTGCGGCCCTGTTTTTCTGGAATCAGCTACGAAAATGCCCTTAA
- a CDS encoding IS4 family transposase — MNWSSTELTDLDLGDKRLETRAAHILKAMLKAPQSSIPKACQSWSSTLATYRFFWNEAVSHDALMASHFEATECRIRQQDSRIILCIQDTTELDFNGQETEGLGRLSYDKQRGMYLHPTLCITPERLPLGITDTWMWSRGLSKAADQANPSIKESRRWIEGYERVAELAARCPEHRLIYAGDRESDFYDLLKRAQALDYPADLLIRAQHNRALGDDLKLWDAIDQQKALTRITFTKPRKQGEKPRKVVQEIKVLRYTLRPKSKHPMLLTLVQAKEINPPAGKSPLIWRLVTNRCVETADAACELIDWYRARWEIEMFFDVLKVGCRIEKLQLDTKERIEKALALYIMVAWRIMFLMRLGRTCPELPADLVFDPLEWKVSFRLGKKALPDGIPTLNQVIRNLAELGGFLGRKSDGEPGAKSIWLGYSRVLDCIYGIQMASELGMD, encoded by the coding sequence ATGAACTGGTCATCTACCGAACTCACCGATCTTGATTTGGGAGACAAGCGTCTCGAAACACGAGCCGCTCATATCCTCAAAGCCATGCTGAAAGCCCCCCAGTCCAGCATCCCTAAGGCTTGCCAAAGTTGGTCAAGCACCTTGGCGACGTACCGTTTCTTCTGGAATGAAGCGGTGAGCCATGATGCTTTGATGGCATCCCACTTTGAAGCGACAGAGTGCCGAATTCGTCAACAAGATTCGCGGATTATCCTGTGTATTCAAGATACGACCGAACTGGACTTCAATGGACAGGAAACCGAGGGTTTAGGGCGGTTATCCTACGACAAGCAACGCGGGATGTACCTGCATCCGACCTTGTGTATCACCCCAGAACGTTTGCCGTTGGGCATCACCGATACGTGGATGTGGTCACGGGGATTGAGCAAAGCTGCCGACCAAGCCAACCCCAGCATCAAAGAAAGCCGCCGTTGGATTGAAGGGTATGAGCGAGTAGCCGAACTGGCGGCACGCTGCCCTGAACACCGCCTCATCTATGCGGGCGACCGTGAAAGCGACTTTTACGACTTACTCAAACGGGCGCAAGCCTTGGATTACCCGGCTGACCTGCTGATACGGGCGCAACATAACCGCGCCTTGGGGGATGACCTCAAACTGTGGGACGCCATTGATCAACAAAAGGCGTTGACCCGTATCACCTTTACCAAACCGCGCAAGCAGGGTGAAAAGCCCCGTAAAGTGGTACAAGAAATCAAGGTGTTACGTTATACCTTGCGTCCCAAGAGTAAGCATCCGATGCTATTAACCTTAGTTCAAGCCAAAGAAATCAACCCACCCGCCGGAAAATCGCCCCTCATTTGGCGTTTAGTCACCAACCGTTGTGTGGAGACCGCTGATGCTGCCTGTGAACTCATCGACTGGTATCGAGCGCGTTGGGAAATCGAAATGTTTTTTGATGTCCTGAAAGTTGGTTGTCGCATCGAAAAACTGCAACTGGACACCAAAGAGCGCATCGAAAAAGCCCTCGCGCTCTACATCATGGTGGCCTGGCGGATTATGTTTCTGATGCGCTTGGGGCGTACCTGCCCAGAACTTCCGGCTGATCTGGTGTTTGACCCGCTGGAATGGAAAGTATCCTTCCGGCTCGGCAAAAAAGCACTACCCGATGGCATACCCACCCTTAATCAAGTGATCCGCAATCTGGCAGAACTGGGGGGCTTTTTGGGCAGAAAATCCGATGGCGAACCGGGGGCTAAAAGTATCTGGCTTGGCTACTCAAGGGTGCTGGACTGCATTTATGGCATTCAGATGGCTAGTGAGTTGGGAATGGATTGA
- a CDS encoding CU044_2847 family protein — protein MATLKAMELENGQWVYVQVNENITFADTPAETQPVTRGGGFERKGDTTRGLATQAHKAVDKLGDVIRAMSDTAAKALQDSAFGNVDKVTLEFGITLGGEAGIPFITSGKAEGSVNVTVEFSPKKDA, from the coding sequence ATGGCAACGCTGAAAGCAATGGAACTGGAAAACGGGCAATGGGTATACGTGCAAGTGAATGAAAACATCACCTTTGCCGATACCCCAGCCGAAACACAACCCGTCACACGCGGCGGCGGTTTTGAACGCAAAGGCGACACCACCAGAGGTTTGGCAACCCAAGCCCATAAAGCCGTAGACAAACTCGGCGATGTAATCCGCGCCATGTCCGACACTGCCGCCAAAGCCCTGCAAGATTCCGCCTTCGGCAATGTGGACAAGGTAACGCTGGAGTTCGGCATTACCCTTGGTGGTGAAGCTGGCATTCCCTTCATCACCAGTGGCAAAGCCGAAGGCTCAGTCAATGTGACCGTGGAGTTTTCCCCGAAGAAAGACGCATAA
- a CDS encoding type II toxin-antitoxin system RelE/ParE family toxin encodes MRIFKNTWFTRFAKREKISDDALCKAIAEAERGVVAADLGGHIIKQRVARPGQGKSGGYRTIVIFQQGDKSFFVYGFAKSDRANIDKAELEAFRQAAVHLLALDEEQLETLLENGALTEVTP; translated from the coding sequence ATGCGAATCTTCAAAAACACATGGTTCACCCGTTTTGCCAAACGCGAAAAAATCAGTGATGACGCATTGTGCAAAGCTATCGCTGAAGCAGAGCGGGGAGTTGTCGCCGCTGACCTTGGTGGGCATATAATCAAGCAACGGGTTGCCCGTCCCGGACAAGGTAAATCGGGTGGATACCGTACCATTGTCATTTTTCAGCAAGGCGACAAGTCATTCTTTGTGTATGGTTTCGCCAAGAGTGACCGGGCAAATATTGATAAAGCAGAACTGGAAGCGTTCCGACAAGCAGCAGTACATTTGCTGGCACTGGATGAAGAGCAATTGGAGACGTTGTTGGAAAACGGCGCATTAACCGAGGTGACACCATGA
- a CDS encoding helix-turn-helix domain-containing protein: protein MKDEQHYKSDAFAAIHETMDALYQVGAINKKTMREFDAACLAPISDMPPQTIRELREREHVSQPVFAAYLNISRNLVSDWERGVKKPGGPALRLLGIVQKHGLTALI from the coding sequence ATGAAAGATGAGCAACATTACAAATCTGATGCATTTGCAGCGATTCATGAAACGATGGATGCGCTTTATCAGGTGGGGGCTATCAACAAAAAAACCATGCGGGAGTTTGATGCTGCTTGTTTAGCACCTATCAGTGACATGCCCCCTCAAACCATTCGTGAATTGCGGGAACGGGAGCATGTGTCACAACCTGTGTTTGCAGCTTATTTGAATATCTCCCGTAATCTGGTTTCAGACTGGGAACGGGGGGTAAAAAAACCCGGTGGGCCAGCTTTGCGTCTGCTGGGGATTGTGCAGAAGCATGGTTTAACGGCGTTGATTTGA
- a CDS encoding caspase family protein yields the protein MSRRIALIVGVSQYESRTGLHSLSAPVNDAQRVYKVLSEYGDFDMLYPLPLADGEVGSSGKVYAHDLQAKLCEVLSPSTDEEVDLAVFYFSGHGVSERGQVVYLSTSDERLAIAIPWLAELVKTSAVKNVCIWLDCCHSGEVLKFTDLGERGFCVVAASHAEGEALARADGNSLLTDILCKALTPSADCQEIQVKHFINELEQQRHNLPQQVLCRWSDTPFTLTQLNGEVVRESSSLRKPARGWVRHSTDESIAAGQISVLSVLETFFALGLYGWLAFHFEHQWWLLISAVAAPIILLRSPESKALGVKWFRSYWEKRDKKWSDLSTTKKMFIIAVPITIGLLTWWLAVLWLPGHEYSELFWRAFALGVGASTGAVAVDIVFMDINTGKFTGAGAGVLMLVLVGAMAFAFASADFFAAWVMAFVIAVFAVEFGIWLRSLFIRIVATGLRPVAGLRHLANNWRETVAVVDFTHLPELLPGATEVDADNLTIRGYFSQIHSHKDEDRWINVLFFPPVLYLPAMMWRWSLKATLWLWFPLALLLRSPFEEKSLGASPYTQINPFPTH from the coding sequence ATGTCGCGCCGTATCGCCCTAATTGTTGGTGTCAGCCAGTATGAATCCCGTACTGGGCTGCATAGCCTTTCTGCGCCCGTAAACGATGCCCAACGGGTTTACAAGGTGTTATCCGAATACGGTGATTTTGACATGCTGTATCCATTGCCGTTAGCGGATGGCGAGGTGGGCAGTTCTGGCAAAGTCTATGCGCACGACTTGCAAGCCAAATTATGCGAAGTGTTGAGTCCATCCACCGATGAAGAGGTGGATTTGGCGGTATTCTATTTTTCTGGGCATGGGGTCAGTGAGCGGGGGCAAGTGGTCTATCTGTCCACTAGCGATGAGCGTTTGGCAATCGCTATACCGTGGCTGGCGGAGTTAGTAAAGACGAGTGCGGTAAAGAATGTCTGCATCTGGTTAGACTGTTGCCACAGTGGCGAGGTGTTGAAATTTACCGATTTGGGTGAAAGGGGTTTTTGTGTGGTGGCGGCTTCACATGCGGAGGGTGAAGCACTTGCTAGAGCGGATGGGAATAGCTTGCTGACGGATATACTGTGCAAGGCGTTGACTCCCAGTGCAGACTGTCAGGAAATTCAGGTAAAACATTTCATCAATGAACTTGAGCAACAACGCCATAACTTACCGCAACAGGTGTTGTGCCGTTGGAGTGATACCCCGTTCACGCTGACACAGCTCAATGGTGAAGTAGTGCGGGAGTCGTCCTCACTGCGCAAGCCTGCCCGTGGCTGGGTTAGGCATTCCACCGACGAATCCATCGCTGCTGGACAAATATCGGTGCTGTCCGTACTCGAAACCTTCTTCGCTCTCGGCTTGTACGGCTGGCTTGCCTTCCACTTCGAGCATCAATGGTGGTTACTCATCAGCGCGGTCGCCGCACCCATCATCCTGCTCCGCTCCCCCGAATCCAAAGCTTTAGGCGTGAAATGGTTTCGCAGCTATTGGGAAAAACGGGATAAAAAATGGAGTGACCTTTCTACCACTAAAAAGATGTTCATCATTGCCGTACCCATTACCATAGGTCTGTTGACGTGGTGGTTGGCGGTCTTATGGCTGCCCGGTCATGAGTATTCAGAACTATTCTGGCGAGCTTTTGCGTTAGGGGTAGGAGCGAGTACTGGGGCAGTTGCAGTTGATATTGTGTTTATGGATATAAATACGGGGAAGTTTACAGGAGCAGGTGCGGGGGTATTGATGCTTGTGCTTGTAGGTGCGATGGCGTTTGCATTTGCGTCGGCGGATTTTTTTGCTGCGTGGGTGATGGCGTTTGTGATAGCGGTTTTTGCAGTGGAGTTTGGTATTTGGCTGCGTAGCTTATTCATCCGTATTGTTGCCACTGGCTTACGTCCTGTTGCGGGCTTAAGGCATCTGGCGAATAATTGGCGGGAAACAGTTGCTGTGGTGGACTTTACCCATTTGCCAGAATTGTTGCCCGGTGCTACGGAGGTTGACGCTGATAACCTAACCATCCGTGGTTATTTCAGCCAGATACACTCCCACAAGGATGAAGACCGTTGGATTAATGTCCTCTTTTTTCCACCGGTTTTGTATCTGCCTGCGATGATGTGGCGGTGGAGTTTGAAGGCGACGTTGTGGCTGTGGTTTCCGCTGGCGTTGCTGTTGCGTTCACCGTTTGAGGAGAAGAGTTTAGGGGCATCTCCTTATACACAAATCAATCCATTCCCAACTCACTAG
- a CDS encoding IS5 family transposase, with protein sequence MPKKSAIKTSLFAAEEREQKLNRKGDLLSTLNQHVNFVALAAEIDHIAPRPSDKRGGPPPYPTELMVRVFVLQHLYNLSDEALEYQLLDRLSFQRFCGLRHSSTIPDANTLWVFRERISAAGGADALFDAVQRQLQQHGFIARGGQIVDATLVEAPKQHFHKEEKVLLEQAATPKDWTPAQRRQKDTEASWTKKHGKSYHGYKLSISADRKYKLIRKRHISTAKEHDTNHFEAVLDQANTSRDVWADKGYEDQSREQRLNQSSWRLHIQHKAKKGKPQSDCQKRRNTRIARPRARVEYVFGSICAMGGKAIRSIGLARAVFGLSIKTTVYNLRRLCSLKASGVVPI encoded by the coding sequence ATGCCCAAGAAAAGTGCCATCAAAACCAGCCTGTTTGCCGCCGAAGAGCGTGAACAGAAACTCAACCGCAAGGGCGACCTGCTGTCCACGCTGAACCAGCACGTCAACTTTGTCGCCTTGGCAGCAGAAATCGACCACATCGCCCCACGCCCCAGTGACAAGCGAGGAGGCCCTCCGCCCTACCCAACGGAATTGATGGTACGGGTCTTTGTGTTGCAACACCTGTACAACCTGTCGGACGAGGCATTGGAATACCAGTTGCTTGACCGGCTGTCGTTCCAACGCTTCTGTGGTCTGCGGCATTCCAGCACGATCCCGGATGCCAATACCTTGTGGGTGTTCCGTGAACGGATCAGCGCGGCAGGTGGCGCGGATGCCCTGTTTGATGCCGTCCAACGGCAGTTACAACAACACGGTTTTATTGCCCGTGGTGGTCAAATCGTCGATGCCACGCTGGTGGAAGCCCCTAAACAACATTTCCACAAAGAAGAAAAAGTGCTGTTGGAACAAGCGGCAACACCGAAGGACTGGACACCTGCGCAACGTCGCCAAAAGGATACGGAAGCAAGCTGGACGAAGAAACACGGTAAAAGCTACCACGGCTACAAACTCAGCATCAGTGCCGACCGGAAATACAAACTCATCCGCAAACGCCACATCAGCACGGCCAAAGAGCATGACACCAACCATTTTGAAGCGGTGCTTGACCAAGCCAACACCAGCCGTGACGTATGGGCGGACAAAGGTTACGAAGACCAATCCCGTGAACAACGCCTCAACCAAAGTAGCTGGCGGTTACACATCCAGCACAAAGCCAAGAAAGGCAAGCCGCAATCCGACTGCCAGAAACGCCGCAACACCCGCATCGCCAGACCTCGCGCACGGGTTGAGTATGTGTTTGGGTCAATCTGTGCGATGGGTGGCAAAGCCATCCGTAGCATTGGGTTGGCACGGGCAGTATTCGGCCTCAGCATCAAAACAACCGTATATAACCTGCGGCGGCTTTGTTCGCTCAAAGCAAGCGGAGTTGTGCCTATTTGA
- a CDS encoding Wadjet anti-phage system protein JetD domain-containing protein: MITPADIRTKAQKLWDSGRILQDAWAAGELFPWEIPFRKPNASAQMEQFAQVRGWITTLKQASVEAKGYGYRISYREVQHRQLGAQLLPDTISFDTRDDLLRFIQKKQAFPTLYQTGLETAAEFPVLRAWLLKYPTKLMEHASVWSALLAVCRYFLHHPRPERYLRELDIPGVDSKFIGQHKAILSELLDAVLPESAIDPDSTGLRQYGFERRYGLKYDEPLLRLRLLDTALSPVAGITDVSLPLSQLAQWEIPCQRVFVTENKTNGLSFPDNAQAIVIFGLGYGVDALAEIPWLHTRPLIYWGDLDTHGFSILSRMRRHFPHTQSLLMDTQTLQQYAHLCVEEPENARCADILQHLQPEEVAVYQHLQQTHQRLEQERIPMAYLQQQLTQLTHDFDI; the protein is encoded by the coding sequence ATGATCACCCCCGCCGACATCCGCACCAAAGCCCAAAAACTCTGGGACAGCGGGCGCATCCTACAAGACGCATGGGCAGCGGGCGAGCTGTTCCCGTGGGAAATCCCCTTCCGCAAGCCAAACGCCAGCGCACAGATGGAACAGTTCGCCCAAGTGCGCGGCTGGATCACCACCCTCAAACAAGCCAGCGTTGAGGCAAAAGGCTACGGCTACCGCATCAGCTACCGCGAAGTGCAACACCGCCAACTCGGCGCACAACTGTTGCCGGATACAATCAGCTTCGACACCCGCGATGACTTGCTGCGCTTCATCCAGAAAAAACAGGCATTCCCAACCCTGTACCAAACCGGGCTAGAAACCGCCGCCGAATTCCCAGTCCTACGCGCATGGCTGCTGAAATACCCCACCAAACTGATGGAACACGCATCAGTCTGGTCTGCCTTACTCGCAGTATGCCGCTATTTCCTGCACCATCCGCGCCCTGAGCGTTACCTGCGCGAACTCGATATTCCCGGCGTGGACAGCAAATTCATCGGGCAACACAAAGCCATTTTGAGCGAATTGCTGGATGCCGTGCTGCCAGAATCAGCCATCGACCCCGATAGTACGGGGCTGCGCCAATACGGTTTCGAGCGCCGTTATGGCTTGAAATACGACGAACCGCTGTTACGCCTGCGCTTGCTGGATACCGCCCTCAGCCCCGTTGCAGGCATAACCGATGTTAGCCTGCCGTTATCGCAACTGGCGCAATGGGAAATCCCTTGCCAGCGCGTGTTTGTCACCGAAAACAAAACCAACGGCCTGAGTTTTCCCGACAACGCGCAAGCCATCGTGATTTTCGGCCTTGGCTACGGCGTGGATGCTTTGGCAGAAATCCCTTGGCTGCATACCCGTCCGCTGATTTACTGGGGCGACCTCGACACCCACGGCTTCTCGATCCTGTCGCGGATGCGCCGCCATTTTCCGCACACCCAATCCCTGCTGATGGATACGCAAACCTTGCAGCAATACGCGCATTTATGCGTCGAAGAGCCGGAAAACGCCCGCTGTGCTGATATACTCCAGCATTTGCAGCCGGAAGAAGTCGCCGTTTACCAGCACTTGCAACAAACCCACCAGCGGCTGGAACAGGAACGCATCCCGATGGCTTATCTCCAACAACAATTGACCCAGTTGACACATGACTTCGATATTTGA
- a CDS encoding YhfG family protein yields the protein MLSQTEKLLRFRQIRRRNYRASLRLEGFAPSSQTHLDEQAPLLSPQDIESRIAQIKARYVG from the coding sequence ATGTTGAGTCAAACTGAAAAACTGCTCCGTTTCCGGCAAATTCGCCGCCGTAACTACCGTGCCAGTTTGCGGCTGGAAGGGTTTGCGCCATCAAGCCAAACGCATTTGGACGAACAAGCCCCTCTGCTTTCCCCGCAAGACATTGAAAGCCGCATTGCCCAAATCAAGGCAAGGTATGTCGGATAA